ATCTAAAAATAATTTCTCCAGGTCTTTTTGCTGTTTAACAATACTGTAAACTACCTGGTTGTTTTTATTAAGCAGGGCGTTTATATCGCCCATTTGCTGTTTGGAGATGTAGGGTACAAATAAATTTTCGTCGTTTACTTCAGTAACATCATAGTTGTTACGGGTAAGCAGGTTGGCGGCATCTACCGTATTGGCTGCCTCAATGCGCACCAATGGTTTGCTGATAGCCTGCAAATCGGCAATGCTGCCCTGAAAAAGCATGGCCCCGCCGTTAATAATGCCAACATGGGTAGCCATACGTTCAATTTCGCCCAGCAGATGGCTGGAGATAAAAACGGTTTTGCCATGTTCGGCGACCAGTTTCTTCAATAACTCGCGAATTTCGATAATGCCATTCGGGTCCAGGCCGTTGGTTGGCTCGTCTAAAATTAACAGTTTAGGGTCGGGCAGCAGGGCAAGCGCTATGCCCAGGCGTTGCTTCATCCCTAATGAATACTGCCCCGCCTTTTTGTTGGCGGCATTGCTTAATTGCACCAGCGCCAGCATGTCATCAACACGTGTATCGGGTACCTGCAGCAATAAAGCCCTGTTTAGCAAATTTTCCTTACCGGTAAGATGCTGGTATATGGCAGGCTGCTCAATAAGCGAACCTATTTGTTTAAGGATCTGGATGCGACGGGTTTTAATATCCTGCCCAAAAATGTGAATATCGCCCGCATCGGGCTTTAAAAGGTTTAGGAGGAGTTTGATGGTAGTGGTTTTCCCGGCGCCGTTAGGCCCAAGAAAACCATATATACTTCCTTCCGGTACCTGCAGCGCTAATGATTTTACAACCTGCTGCTTGCCAAAGGTGAAGGAAAGCCCTTCGGTGCTGATTACCATATGTTATTGCTTTTTGCTACCGAGCAAACGTTTTTAACCAATACAAAACCTTTGTGGAACAACGAGGTAGCATGTACTGCCGTACGGCCAATTTCGGCCGACTCGTGTTTTTGCTCAAACTGGTAGCTTACACCTAATATAAGGGCAAACATTACCGGGATCAATAACATGATAAAAGGGTTTGAGTTTTTGATAAGCGTTTTCATTGTGAGTGATTTTATACAACAAAGGAACATCTAAAAAATATCCTGCTAAAATCATTTAGACCAACTCACTTTGTTTATAGATGAACGCTTTTATACACCTTTTAACCCGTTCATCGATAATAAAAGCCAGTTCATCGAAAAAATGGGGTGCTATATATAAATATAAGGCCGATATCATTGTCAAAACACTAAATTAGATGCCATGCCCTATCAACAAAAGGGTTTTATTTTAGCAGATAATGGAGGCTACATTACCATTACAGAAACATAAAAGCGGCATTAAAACAGCCTGGATCATATTCTGGCACCTGTTTTTTTGGATGGCCATCATATCTTTTTTTGTTTTTTTGGCGAGGATTAACGATGCGCAACTAACCAGCAAGGAGCTGACAGTGATCTTTTTGCTTTACCCGGTTATCAATATCAGCCTGTTTTATCTTAATTACCTGGTTTTTATCCCCAACTTTTTAAATAAAAAACGCTACTGGCTTTATGCCGGCATTGTATTGATAAGTATTATAGCATACGGCTTTTTTAAATACGGCGTAGGCTTAATTTTTAAAGATATTGTGCTGGTGCATCAAAAGGGGCATGTTATAAGCTTTGCCACCTATTTTTACAGCAGTATTTTCACCAGCCTCATCTTTGTATTTCTGAGCACCGCCCTAAAATTCAGTACCGATTGGTTTTTGAACGAGCGCATCCAGCGCGACCTGGAAAACCAGCGCCTCAGTGCCGAACTGGCTTTTCTGAAATCGCAGATCAACCCGCACTTTTTATTTAACTCGCTTAACAGCATTTATTCGCTGGCCTATCAGCGCTCGGAAACTACACCCGAGGCTATTTTAAAGCTGTCCGAAATTATGCGGTACATGCTGTATGAATGTAACGACACCAAGGTTGATCTGAGCAAAGAACTCCAATACCTGCAAAACTATATCGACCTTCAAAAAATCCGCTTCGGGGCCAAAGCTTTTATTGATTTTAAGGTGGATGGCAATATCACCAACCAAAAAATCGAACCACTTTTATTGATCGCCTTTATCGAAAACGCTTTTAAGCATGGCGTGGCCAATGATATCACCTCACCCATAAAGCTGCTTATTAATGTGGCCGATGGTAAACTACATTTCTATATCCAGAACAAAAAACACACCCTTAACCGCGATGCGGTGGGTGGCATAGGCCTCATCAATGTACAGCGCCGCCTTAATCTGCTTTATCCCGATAGATATAAATTAAATATCCGCGATGAAGAAAACACCTACACTTGTGAATTATCGATAGATTTATAAAACTAACCGATGATAACCATGAGCTATCTGAAAAACTTGCTTCCCGCCCTGCTGTTAGCTGCATCCGGCTTAACAACCTCGGCACAAACCGACCCTAAAGCCACCGAAGTTTGGGATCCGGAGCCCGAAGTTGTGTTACCTGGCACAGGGAACAAACCTCCGTCGGATGCTATTATTCTGTTTGATGGCAAAAACCTTGATAAATGGACCGATCAAAAAGGCAACAAACCCAGCTGGACTGTTAAAGACGGCATTGTAACCGTTAAACCCGGCAGCGGCTCCATCATCACCAAACAAAACTTTGCCGATTGCCAGCTGCACATTGAATGGCGCACACCCGCCATTGTGAAAGGCGAAGGCCAGGAACGCGGTAACAGCGGCGTAATTATGCAAAGCCGGTACGAACTTCAGATACTGGACAGTTATAAAAACCGCACCTACTCAAACGGGCAGGCAGGTTCTATATACAAACAATATGTACCCCAGGTTAATGCCTCGCTTAAACCCGGCGCCTGGCAAAAATATGATATCATTTACACCGCCCCCCGTTTCAATATAGATAGTTCGGTTAAAACACCGGCTTATATTACAGTATTGCACAATGGAGTGCTGGTACAAAACCATGTGGCTATTAAAGGTACAGTAGCCCACGTTGGGCAGCCTAAATATCAAAAACATGCCTTCGCACTGCCTTTGTTGTTGCAGGAGCATGAGTTCCCGGTATCGTTTCGCAATATCTGGATCAGGGAGCTGGGCGTTCAAAAACTACTCAACGGTAAGGATAAAAAAGGCTGGTATACTTACCTGGATACCTTGGGCAAGGACAATGATGTACACCATAACTTCGCCATCGAAAATGGCATGGTGCATGTTATGGGCAAATACTTTGGCTATATGGCCACTCAGAAATCGTACGATAACTATTACCTTAAGGTAGTATTTAAATGGGGCACCAAACAATATCATCCCCGCGAAAAAGGGGCGCGCGATGCCGGTATTTTATATCATTTTGGAGAAAGTGATAAAGACGTGGTTTGGCCTCGATCAATTGAATGCCAGATACAGGAAGGTGATTGCGGCGATATTTGGTGCGTACAGCACACCAGCGTGGTTACGCCCAATAAATCAGCCATCGAGTGGGATCAGCAGCGGGTTTATCGCACCGCCAATTTCGAAAACCCGTGCGGCGAATGGAATACCATCGAAATTATTTGCAGCGGCAATCAGATTGAGCATTACGTAAACGGGCACCTGGTAAACTGGGGCATAGCCTCGCTTTCACATGGGCGTATCCTGCTGCAATCGGAAGGAGCCGAAATTTGGTACAAATCAATCGAGTTGACGCCGTTATGATACTTTTAAGAAATCAGAATATTTAATTTAAACCATTATTACATTATTTTTACGCTATGATAAGATGTTTGGTAGTTGACGATGAGCCTTTGGCGCTGCACATTCTGGAAGATTATATATCCAAAATGCCTTTTTTGCAATTGGTTAAAGCCACAACCAACCCTATCGAAGCCCTAACCATGGTGCAGGCCGCCGAAGCCGACCTGGTTTTCCTCGACGTGCAAATGCCCGAACTTACCGGCATCCAATTCCTGAAAATAGCCAACGGCAAGGCCAAAGTAATTTTAACCACCGCCTACCCGCAATACGCCTTAGAAGGTTACGAACTTGATGTGGTAGATTACCTGCTGAAACCCATCGCATTCGACCGGTTTTTTAAATCGGTACAAAAAGCGCAGTCCATCATTCAGCCGGTAGCCACCAAACCGGTGGTAGTACAGGCCGAGCCCGTGCAACAGGATGATTTTTCGACAGATTTTATTTTTGTTAAAACCGAGCATAAAATTCAGAAAGTATACCTGCACGATATTGTGTTTATTGAGGGCTTGAAGGATTACATCTCCATATTTACCTCAACCGAGCGTATCATTACCCTGCAAGGCATGAAAAAAATGGAAGATGCCCTGCCCGAAAAACATTTTGTACGCGTACATAAATCATACATTGTAGCGCTTAACAAAATTGACAGCATCGAGCGGAGCCGCATCCAGATAGGTGATAAGATCATCCCGGTGGGTGATACTTACAGGGATGAGTTTTTCAGGATGATTGAGAATAAGAATATATAGGTTGCTTTTGTGAATTAATCCTTTGTTGTCTAAAAGCCGCGGCATCTGAAGGGATATAACATTTTCACCTTTACAATGCTGAGGAACGAAGCATCTTCTTCGCCCTGTGTAGCCGCTATGCTTGTTGTAGAAGATCCTTCGCTACCGCTCAGGATGACAAACTTTTTTAATTATGTCATGGGTAGGAACGAAGGATGACAAACTGTATTAACGCCTACTTTGAACAACCCGGTGGCTGCTATTTTACATCCACCTAAAACTTTTTCACAACTTACCTATTTAAACAATATATTTCATAGAAGTATATTTTTTGTAATTTACGCACCGTTCATCCTATAAAACAAGTTATGACGTACCAGGTAGACCTGACCAATTGTGACAGAGAACCCATCCACATCCCCGGAAAAATCCAATCGCACGGCTTCCTGATTGCCGTAAACAGTAAAAGCTATAATATCTCATACGTAAGCAAAAACGTAGAAGCCTTTACCGGTCTTGAGGCAACCGGCCTGCTTGGTAAAAACATAGCGGATTTCGAACAGCAGCTGGAAATTTCGGGCGATATCGCCTCGCTACAGCAGTTGCTTAACCTGGCCAAAGTAACCAAAACTTCAGATACTATTAACCCGCTGGCCATTGATGTTAAAGGAACCAGCTATAACCTCATTATCAGCCATTCGGTAAACGACCTGGTACTGGAATTTGAACCAACCGAATCAGACCTTGGGTATGACATCCAGAAAATCATAGGCCGTTCGGTATCTGAAATTTTAAGTGGTAAAAACCTGAATATCTTGCTGCAAAACGCGGCTTTCGAAATAAAAAAGATCATCAATTATGATAGGGTGATGATCTATAAATTTAATGAGGACGGACACGGCGAGGTAACCGCCGAGGTGAAAAATGACAACCTGGAGCCTTTTTTAGGTTTACATTACCCGGCATCGGACATACCTAAACAGGCACGCGAACTTTATAAGATCAATCTTACCCGTATTATTGCCGATGTTAATTCAGAAAGCTCGGCTATTATCACTTATCAAGATCAGGCAACGCCGCTTGATCTTACCCATTCCGGATTAAGGGCGGTATCACCCATCCATATCCAGTATTTAAAAAATATGGGCGTTGAGTCGAGTTTCAGTATTTCGCTTATAGCCCATGGCGAATTGTGGGGCCTCGTAGCCTGCCATAACTATTCGCCGAGGTTTATTGATTACAAATCCAGGGACGCTTCTAAGCTCATTGGCCACATCCTTTCATCGGCACTCGAATACAGGCAGGATGAGGAAGATAACGCAAAACTGCATGAACTTACCGAAGCAGCCAACGCTATCGCCGATTACATAAAAAAAGATTCGGACTTTACTTTCGCGCTCACACGTAATAAAATTACCCTTAAAGATGTAACTACGGCTTCGGGCGTAGCACTGATATACGATGGCGACATCAACACCATTGGCCAAACCCCAACCACCGACCAAATTGCCGAAATTGCCGATTGGCTTAAAACCAATATGGTAGATACTGTGTACAGCACACATCGTTTCCCGGCCATATTCACTGCCGCGCAGCAATATAGCGATGTAGCAAGCGGTATTTTAGCCTGCTCGTTATCAAAAGAGCTTGGAGAAATGATCATCTGGTTTAAACCCGAGCAAGTTACGTCCATCAACTGGGCGGGAAATCCTGAAAAACCGGTTGAAGAGACGGCGGATGGCATGCTGCAATTATCGCCCCGCAAATCATTTGAGAGCTGGACTGAAATTGTAAAGTTCACCTCCGAAAAATGGAAAACCGATGAGATAACCGCGGTACTGAAAGTTAGGGAGGATATTATCTACGCAATAAACCGCAAAGCCAACGAGATCAGGATTCTTAACGAGCGGTTACAATTGGCTTATGATGAATTGGACACTTTCAGCTATACCATATCGCACGATTTGCGTACACCCTTATCATCCATAAAAAGCTATTCGGAACTGCTTTTAGCCACCAATAAAAGCCTGGATGATTCGGCAAAGAAAATGCTTGACCGGATTATAAAAGGCACCGACAAAATGCACATGCTTATCAAAGAGATATTGCATTACTCGCGTGTTGGCCGTGCCGAAATTGAACTGCTGCCTATTAATATGGGCTTATTACTGAAAGAGATAAAACGGGAGGTGCTATCAGCCCTTAACCCCGAAAATATTGAATTTACCATTGGCGAAACACCATCCATTAACGGTGATAGCGTGATGATAACCCAGGTTTTTACCAACCTCATTAATAACGCGGTTAAATATTCGTCCAAATCCAATCCGTCAAAAGTATCAGTACAAGGCGAAACACGGAACAATGAAGTGGTTTATTCCGTATCAGACAATGGTGTTGGTATTGATGTAAATTACTATAACCGGGTATTTGAATTATTTAAACGTATGGATAACGCATTGGAATTTGAAGGCACCGGTGTAGGCCTGGCAATCGTAAAGCGTATTGTTGAAAAACACAACGCGCGTATATGGTTTGAAAGTAAGTTAGGAATTGGCACAGTTTTTTACATATCATTTAAAATAAGTTAGTTGTGAGTTCACCCGATATATTTTACGTAGAAGACGACGAAGATTTTGCATTTATAATGCAGCATGCTGTAAAGGAGGTGAAAGATGGGTTAACCGTAAAAATCATCGACAACGGAAAAGATGCGCTCGAACAATTAAAACAACTTACCGATGCCCGTGTTAAGCCTAAGTTAATATTGCTTGATCTTAATTTGCCTGGTTTATCGGGGCTCGACCTTGTTAAACGTATCAGAGAAATACCTTTTTTAAAATATGTACCGGTGGTGTTCTTTTCAACTTCAGATAATCCTAAAGATGTTAAAGCCTCGCTTGAATTTGGTGCAAACGCCTATTTAACCAAGCCGGCAGGCTATTTAAACCTGGTGAATTGTGTTGAATCATTGTACAACTTCTGGTTCACCAAAAATTTAAATGTCAATTAAAACACTCAAAAAAATATTAGTTATCGAGGATGATCCGGATATAGCCGATATCATGGAAATTGCTTTGGGCGATAAATATGATGTTGCTATTAAAATGGATGGCTATGATATCTCAGATCATGTAGAAAGTTTTAGCCCGGATCTGATTATGCTTGATAACTACATAGGCCAAAAAGAAGCCAAAGAAATTATTGCCGAAATACATTTGGTTGATGACCATAGAACTATACCTTTTGTACTGTTTTCAGGCCATGACGATATTACACGGATCGCTCAGCACATTAATGCCACGGCTTATTTAGCAAAACCTTTTGCGCTTGATGATCTTTATAAATGCGTTGATGCTATATTAGCAGCATAAAAAAGATCGCTTCTATGCTTCATGAAAAAATAAAACAAGCTACTACCAGCCTGCACAACCAGTTGGAACAAAACATGTTTGTTGGGCAAATAATGGATGGTTCGCTTACGTTTGAGCAGTATCTGATCATACTGCATTTAAACTACGGCATACACCTGGCTGCGGAAGGCTTTTTATTTGGGGGATTGAGCAACGCATTGCAGCAAAAACTTGATATAACCAATCGTATTAAGCTACCGGCGTTGTTAAAAGATCTTGAGGAGATTAATACGAATATGAGCCCGGATATCGAAGGGCCGCCTCCCAACTACATCGATTTGAGCAGCGACGCGGCGATATTAGGCGCCATGTATGTTTTAGAAGGTGCTACGCTTGGCGGCAATGTGATCGTAAAGCGACTAAAGACCAATGAGCACCTTGTACCCCGCAATCTGAATTATCATTATTACCAGGTATATGGCGATCAACTCGGCGCTAAATGGAAACAGTTTTTGGAAGTGCTTAATGAGATACCGGAAACGGAACATCAAACTGCTATTGATAGTGCGGTAAGGTTATTTGAGCGGATGACAAGCAATAAGGTAGCGGTTAAAACAGTTACGGTTACTTTGGTGCCACCTCCGCCGGTTGGATTTTAGGAACAGTTATATCTTTTAGCCGTCATTGCGAGGAACGAAGCAATCGCGAACCATACAGGGCGAATCTGCTTAGCCGCTCTGCCTCCGTGCGATTGCTTCGTTCCTCGCAATGACGTTAGAATAGAACAATAAAGGCGATGTTTTCACATCGCCTTTATTGTTGGTATATAATATCAATCCAACGCATCCGCTGTATCCTTCTCCCCTATCTGTTGCCTCCACATGGCATAATACAAACCTTTTTGAGCGATGAGATCAGCATGTTTGCCCGATTCAATAATGCGGCCTTTTTCCAACACGTAAATGCTATCGGCATGCATAATGGTTGATAAGCGGTGAGCTATCAATATGGTAATATGATTTTCTGTTTCGGATACCTCACGAATAGTTTCGGTGATCTCCTCTTCGGTGATCGAATCAAGCGATGAGGTAGCCTCGTCAAACACCAGAATATCCGGACGACGTAATAATGCACGGGCTATAGAAAGACGCTGCTTTTCTCCGCCGGATACCTTTACGCCGCCTTCGCCAATTACGGTACTTAAACCCTTATCGGCACGGGCCAGCAGGGTTTGGCAGGCGGCCCGCTGTAATACATCCATACATTCTTCGTCGGTAGCACCGGGGCGCACAAACTGCAGGTTTTCGCGGATAGTGCCCGAAAACAGCTGCGTATCCTGGGTTACAAAACCTATTTTTTCGCGCAGCTGATCGAGGTCAATTTCTTTGCTTAATGTACCGTTATATAAAATATCGCCCTGTAACGGCTGATATAAACCCACCAGCAATTTCACCAATGTTGTTTTACCAGAGCCTGAAGGGCCAACAAACGCAATGGTCTCGCCCGATTGGGTTTCGAAATTGATATGGTTAAGCGCGTTACGATTAGCCGTTAAATGCTTAAAGGTAACATCGCTGAATGTTAAAGTATTTACCTTTTCAAGCAACACCGGTTTTTCGGGCTTTTTATCAATCGGCGTATTCAGGATCCCTTTAAAATTACCCAACGAAACCTCGGCCTCACGCCATGATTGGATAACGGTGCCCAACTCCTGCAATGGGTTAAACAGGAAAAACGAGTAGAATAAAAATTTCAGATAATCGCCGGGCGTAAGTGTTCCCTTAAAAATAAGTACCAGCAGTATCACCACCATAATACTTCTTACCAGGTTTACGGTGGTACCCTGCACAAAGCTCATGCTTCGCACGTATTTCACTTTTTTTAGTTCGAGGTCGAGGATTTTATAAGTGGTGTTATTGAGCCTTTCAATTTCCTGTTTGGCCAGGCCAAGGCTTTTCACCAGCTCGATATTCCTTAACGACTCGGTAGTTGAACCGGCAAGGGCAGTGGTTTGCGATACAATATTTTTTTGAATTGTTTTGATCCTTTTACTCAGGGTCATACTTACAAAGGTGATAATGGGTATAGCTCCAAAATAAACCAATGTAACCTTATAGCTTACTGTTGACGAGTAAACAATAACAAAAACCATCCCTACCAAACTCACAAATAGCACCCCGATAAATGAGGTGATAAACTTTTCACAATCGGTACGCACTTTTTGCAGTATCCCCAGGGTTTCGCCGCTTCGCTGATCTTCAAATACCTGGTAAGGCAACTCGAGCGAATGGCGCAGGCCATCGGCATACATTTCGGCACCAACCTTTTGAGTGATGATATTAGTAAAATAATCCTGGAAGTTTTTGGCTATACGCGATACCATTGCCGCGCCTATGGCAAGACCTATCATGCCCAGCGAGCCGTAAAAGCGATAATCGAAAGTATGTACCAGCTTGTCTTTCGGCACAATGTAGGTATCCATAATATGACCCGTTATAAGCGGATCGAGCAATGAAAACCCAATATTAAAAGCAGCCAGCACCAGGGCCAGCACCACAACCATGCGATGCTTTTTTAAATAAGAAAGTAATAAATCCATGTTTCGGCAGCAAACATAAAAAAAGGGAATGGCTAAGTAGCTCATTCCCTTTTAATTTGACATAAGGTTAATATTAAACCGTCATGATATCTTTTTCTTTAGCTTCTGATAATACATCAACTTTGGCTATGTAAGCATCGGTAAGTTTTTGGATCTCAGCTTCGCCTGTTTTTATTTCATCTTCAGAAACACCTTCTGTTTTTAACTTTTTGATCTTTTCGTTGGCATCTTTACGGATGTTACGGATAGCTACTTTACCTGTTTCGGCTTCGCCTTTGGCTTTTTTAACCAGGTCGCGACGGCGCTCTTCGGTAAGCGGCGGTACATTGATGCGGATGATGATACCGTCGTTTTGCGGATTAACACCAAGGTTGGCTTCTTTAATAGCTTTTTCGATAGGGTTTAGCAATGATTTTTCCCATGGCTGAACAACAATGGTACGGGCATCAGGGGTGTTAACACTGCCAATCTGGCTTAGCGGTGTTGAGGTACCATAGTAATCAACCCTGATATCGTCAAGTAATGAAGGGCTTGCCTTACCTGCACGTATTTTATTCAATTCGCTATCTGCATGGTCAATGGCCTTTTCCATCAGGGCCTTTGCATCGTTCACTTGTTTTTTAATGAGTTCGCTCATCGGTTTTTAAATTTTCAACAAAAGTAACAAAATCTATCATTTTATGGCCGGGGTAATCCTTAACAATTAAAAACCGTTTAACAATAAATAACATTATTTAACATTTATATATTATTACAGGTTAACTATCTTCGTATAAAACGTTATAGCCATGAAAAAAACCTTATTATTTATCATATTGGTAGCAGCTACCGCCCAGCTAAAAGCGCAAAATCTTAAAAAGGTTCCAGCCTCACCTTTCGATCAATTTTTGAAGCTAAAATCGGTTGATACCAGTTTATCCCGATTTATCCCGGTATTACCACAAAAAGGATTATCAAACAACCTTAATGGCGCAACATTAAACACCAAAGAGATTACGAGCAGTGTAACCGTATACAAAATGCCGGTAGTTAAAACCTACTCAAACGACCGGATGCCAATAGTTAAAACAGACGAACCAGGAATGAAATATCAGATGCTGATAAAAAAGTTAGGATTAACCGATAAAGATACTACGGTGGTTATAGAGAAAACTACGCCTTAACTACCAATAGCTTCCTGCTCAATTACCGGTTGCGCAGTTTGTGATTTGCTCCGCCTCGCAGCCACCTGCTCAAAACTTTTTTCATAGTTGGGATGGTTGGTGCCCATCAGCCTGTCCCAGATGTTAAAGTATAAACCGTAATTACATTTCACCAGCCGGTGATGCATGTTATGGTGGGTTGAGGTGTTATGCCATTTAAACAGCTTATGGCTTGCAAAACCTTTCGGAAAAAGCTCGTAGCCTAAATGCCCTGTAACGTTAAGCAACAAAGAGTACAACGAAAAAATGGTTAAGGCTGTTCCATGATATGGGATGGTAAAAGCGATAAGCGGCACAATGCCAATTTCTATAATAGCCTCTAAGGGGTGAAAGGCATAAGCGGCAAAAGGAGTAGGGTTGGTTGACAGGTGGTGCGTTTTATGCATCAGCCTAAAGAGGGGCTTCCAATGCATAGCCCGGTGCGTCCAATAAAAATAGGTATCATGCACTAATATCATCAATACAATACTGAAGATGTAATATGGGTAACCATGATCGCTGATATTGGGGTAGATCTTCGTTAAACCCTTTTTACTTGCATAGATCACCAGCATGATCACCGCACCAAATATCAGTATGGTAATAAACGAATAAGCTATTTCCCTAAGGATGTGTTTATTTTCGGGGTAGCGCTGCTGAATTTTGGCCTGCCAGTATGCTTTCTTTCTCCACACATAAAAAAACAAATAGAATAAACCGGCAAATACAAGGTAACGTCCGGCTATGGAGAGCAGAACCCGGGCGGTTTCTATGAGTTTATCGATGGAGATTTGTAATAACATCTGTTTAGATGATAGTGCCCCTGTTAATCTTCTTAAAAATCCTTATTCAAAACCTTCTCCAGCTCGGCAAAGCTGATATTCATTTTAACACGGCCCTGCTTGGCGTATGAAATCTCACCTGTTTCTTCAGAAACGATAATGGCCGTAGCTTCGTTAGCCTCCGTCACCCCTATCCCCGCCCTATGGCGTAAACCAAACTGCGCCGGCAGATCTGTTTTTTCGGTAAGCGGCAAAATACAGCTGGCCGATTTAATTTTGTTTTCAGAAATCACTACCGCCCCATCATGCAGCGGACTGGTTTTCTGAAAAATACTTTCCAGCAGTCGCTTGGAAATTTTAGCTTCCACAATTTCGCAGCTGTTTTGATAAAACTGCTCATCGTAATATTTGGCAAACACAATAAGTGCTCCGGTACGGGTTTGCTTAAGGCTTTTGCAGGCGTCAATAATGGGCTTGATACGGGCATAATTATTTTTCTCAACTTCTTCGCGGCCAAAAAAGTATTTCCACCAGGCCTT
The sequence above is a segment of the Mucilaginibacter celer genome. Coding sequences within it:
- a CDS encoding ABC transporter ATP-binding protein → MDLLLSYLKKHRMVVVLALVLAAFNIGFSLLDPLITGHIMDTYIVPKDKLVHTFDYRFYGSLGMIGLAIGAAMVSRIAKNFQDYFTNIITQKVGAEMYADGLRHSLELPYQVFEDQRSGETLGILQKVRTDCEKFITSFIGVLFVSLVGMVFVIVYSSTVSYKVTLVYFGAIPIITFVSMTLSKRIKTIQKNIVSQTTALAGSTTESLRNIELVKSLGLAKQEIERLNNTTYKILDLELKKVKYVRSMSFVQGTTVNLVRSIMVVILLVLIFKGTLTPGDYLKFLFYSFFLFNPLQELGTVIQSWREAEVSLGNFKGILNTPIDKKPEKPVLLEKVNTLTFSDVTFKHLTANRNALNHINFETQSGETIAFVGPSGSGKTTLVKLLVGLYQPLQGDILYNGTLSKEIDLDQLREKIGFVTQDTQLFSGTIRENLQFVRPGATDEECMDVLQRAACQTLLARADKGLSTVIGEGGVKVSGGEKQRLSIARALLRRPDILVFDEATSSLDSITEEEITETIREVSETENHITILIAHRLSTIMHADSIYVLEKGRIIESGKHADLIAQKGLYYAMWRQQIGEKDTADALD
- the frr gene encoding ribosome recycling factor translates to MSELIKKQVNDAKALMEKAIDHADSELNKIRAGKASPSLLDDIRVDYYGTSTPLSQIGSVNTPDARTIVVQPWEKSLLNPIEKAIKEANLGVNPQNDGIIIRINVPPLTEERRRDLVKKAKGEAETGKVAIRNIRKDANEKIKKLKTEGVSEDEIKTGEAEIQKLTDAYIAKVDVLSEAKEKDIMTV
- a CDS encoding sterol desaturase family protein; the protein is MLLQISIDKLIETARVLLSIAGRYLVFAGLFYLFFYVWRKKAYWQAKIQQRYPENKHILREIAYSFITILIFGAVIMLVIYASKKGLTKIYPNISDHGYPYYIFSIVLMILVHDTYFYWTHRAMHWKPLFRLMHKTHHLSTNPTPFAAYAFHPLEAIIEIGIVPLIAFTIPYHGTALTIFSLYSLLLNVTGHLGYELFPKGFASHKLFKWHNTSTHHNMHHRLVKCNYGLYFNIWDRLMGTNHPNYEKSFEQVAARRSKSQTAQPVIEQEAIGS
- the cdaA gene encoding diadenylate cyclase CdaA — protein: MQTLQSLFPKIGFFSILDVLLVALIIYQLYNLIRGTIAANIFIGFAVIFALNFVVKALDMKLLTIILGKFVDVGIIAIIVVFQQEVRRFLLLVGKNASLQRNKAWWKYFFGREEVEKNNYARIKPIIDACKSLKQTRTGALIVFAKYYDEQFYQNSCEIVEAKISKRLLESIFQKTSPLHDGAVVISENKIKSASCILPLTEKTDLPAQFGLRHRAGIGVTEANEATAIIVSEETGEISYAKQGRVKMNISFAELEKVLNKDF